TGATCCACCGGGCTGGTGGTGCTGCCGTGCGAGCAGCGCACGTCGTTCGCGTTGATCTCCAGCTGCGGCACGCTGAAGTTGCGGGCCTCGCTAGACAGCATCAGGGTGCGGTGCTTCTGGTACGCGTCGGTCTTCTGGGCGCCCAGGTCCACCTTGATCATGCCGCTGAACACGCCCACCGACTGGTCGTCGTTCACGCCCTTGTACAGCAGGTCGCTGTGCGCGTTTGCTGCTGCGTGGTGCTGGAGTGTGTAGTGGTCGAAGTGCTGGTTCTCGTTGGCAAAGTACAGCGCGAGCATCTCGGAGTCCGAGCCCTGGCCGCGCAGGTACGACTGCATCTCCGTGCGCGACAGGGTGCCGCCCATGGTCACGACCAGCGAGTTCAGGGTGGCGTCACGGCCCACGTCGCCGCGCTGGCGCTGGATGTGCGTCACGCCCTCGCCCCAGTTCTGGATGCTGACGTACCGCACGCGCGCGCCGTCCTTCACGACCAGCTCCACCGCGCCGATCGCGTAGGTGCCGGGCAGCGCTTCGCTGTCCTGCTCGTCGATGAACGTGACCTGAGCGTTCTCCTCGGCCACGACCAGCGTGCGGGTCGCGGTGTAGGTGCCGGCCTCGCTCATCACGCGGAACGAGCCCAGCGGCAGCTCGACTTCCACGCCGCGCGGGACGTACACGAACGCGCCGTTCGTCCACAGGGCCGCAGCCAGCGCGGAGAACTTGCCCTCGCTGGGGTCGGGGCTCTTGCTGGGCGTGGTGCCCGGCGCGGCGATGGTCGTGTCGTCCGGCACCTCGGCCGGCACCACGGAGTACAGGTACTGCTGCACCTTGTCTGCGTGCTGCTCGACCGCCGTCTTCAGGTCGGTGAAGATGACGCCCCTGGCGCTCAGTTCGGCGGGCAGTTCTGTGCGGTACACCACGTCCGGGCCGTCAAGCACCAGGAAGGCGCCCACGTCCGTGCTGCTCAGGCGGGTCTGCACGCTGGCCGGAAGCTGCGCCACGTCCGACACCACGTCGCGCTTGCCGTGCGGGCGCAGGGCCGTGAAGTCCACGTCCACCTGCGTGTACTTCCATGCCTCCACGCTCTCGGTCGGCACGACCAGCGTGTTGAACAGCTCCAGCGACTGCTGACGCCGGGCGGTCAGCCACTCCGGGCCGCCGTGCTGCGCGAGTTGATCATTGAATTGGGTCATTGTTTCTCCACAGTGGCGCGGAACCTGCCGCAGCAGCCTCCGCGCCGCGCGCCGCGTTCAGCCGACGCTGCCTTCCATTTCCAGTTCGATCAGGCGGTTGAGTTCCACCGCGTATTCCAGCGGCAGTTCCTTGGCGATCGGCTCGATGAAGCCGCGCACGATCAGGCCGGCCGCCTCGTCCTCGCTCAGGCCGCGGCTCTGGAGGTACAGGATCTGGTCGTCGTTGATCTTGGAGACGGTCGCCTCGTGACCCACGCGCGCGTCCTTCTCCTCGATCTCGATGTACGGGTACGTGTCGGTGCGGGCTTCCTCGTCCAGCAGCAGGGCGTCGCACTCCACGTTCGTCTTGGAGCCCCTGGCCCCCTCGTAGATCTTCACGAGGCCGCGGTATGACGAGCGGCCCGAGTCCTTGCTGATGCTCTTGGACACGATGGTGCCGCTGGTATGCGGAGCGAAGTGCACGATCTTCGCGCCGGCGTCCTGGTGCTGACCGCGTCCGGCCATGGCGATGGACAGCACCTCGCCGCGCGCGCCGTCTTCGAGCAGGTAGCACGCGGGGTACTTCATGGTGACCTTGCTGCCCAGGTTACCGTCCACCCATTCCATCACGCCGTTGCCGTACACGGCGGCGCGCTGGGTCACGAGGTTGTAGACGTTGTGGCTCCAGTTCTGGATCGTCGAGTAGCGGAAGCGCGCGCCTTCTTTCACCACGATCTCGATCACGCCGGAGTGGAA
This region of Deinococcus metalli genomic DNA includes:
- the sufD gene encoding Fe-S cluster assembly protein SufD, producing the protein MTQFNDQLAQHGGPEWLTARRQQSLELFNTLVVPTESVEAWKYTQVDVDFTALRPHGKRDVVSDVAQLPASVQTRLSSTDVGAFLVLDGPDVVYRTELPAELSARGVIFTDLKTAVEQHADKVQQYLYSVVPAEVPDDTTIAAPGTTPSKSPDPSEGKFSALAAALWTNGAFVYVPRGVEVELPLGSFRVMSEAGTYTATRTLVVAEENAQVTFIDEQDSEALPGTYAIGAVELVVKDGARVRYVSIQNWGEGVTHIQRQRGDVGRDATLNSLVVTMGGTLSRTEMQSYLRGQGSDSEMLALYFANENQHFDHYTLQHHAAANAHSDLLYKGVNDDQSVGVFSGMIKVDLGAQKTDAYQKHRTLMLSSEARNFSVPQLEINANDVRCSHGSTTSPVDQEALFFLRSRGISRETAEKMLVTAFLEDVLGRVPLASVVKYIEGIIAKKVGAV